In Pedobacter sp. WC2423, the following are encoded in one genomic region:
- a CDS encoding DUF4142 domain-containing protein — protein sequence MKKIIYSLAIATAALAFQSCNSGTKDSKETADSLNKTKDTTSNVMATGGIAVAPSDAEFATKAAVGGMAEVGLGKLALTKATNTQLKEFAKMMVSDHGKANEELMLIAKQKNITLPAAVDEDHQKKMNELDKKTGKDFDKAYAEAMVDGHEKTLKLMQDEAKNGKDADIKAFASKTTPVVQTHLDMIKKIHDSMK from the coding sequence ATGAAAAAAATAATTTATTCGCTTGCAATAGCAACAGCTGCATTAGCATTTCAAAGTTGTAATAGTGGGACTAAAGATTCCAAAGAAACCGCTGACAGCCTCAATAAGACAAAAGATACGACCTCAAATGTGATGGCCACGGGTGGCATAGCTGTTGCGCCATCGGATGCTGAATTTGCTACAAAAGCCGCTGTTGGCGGAATGGCAGAAGTCGGATTGGGTAAACTAGCCTTAACTAAGGCAACCAATACACAGCTTAAAGAGTTTGCGAAGATGATGGTGAGTGATCATGGTAAGGCCAATGAAGAACTGATGTTAATCGCTAAACAGAAAAACATCACCTTACCTGCTGCTGTGGATGAAGATCATCAGAAAAAAATGAATGAACTTGATAAAAAAACTGGTAAAGACTTTGACAAAGCTTATGCTGAAGCCATGGTAGACGGACATGAAAAAACGCTAAAATTGATGCAGGACGAAGCAAAAAACGGTAAGGATGCCGACATTAAAGCTTTTGCTTCTAAGACTACTCCTGTTGTTCAGACCCACCTGGACATGATCAAGAAGATTCATGACAGCATGAAATAA
- a CDS encoding DUF3320 domain-containing protein — translation MQENILPKLEASRKELLDLGMRNTLLNYKTPKARGLRIVQEKSIAIYDMLVKQNKTMTFLGRPGKEEGDNDELPELPVLSEQEIQDARHDTRLQTNENEQKLQIKILNTYYFAKTSIEEQGVNILYLALGMLNWYEKGNTEDPRLAPLVLIPVSLERSSANERFRLRFTGGEVGANLSLQAKMMADFNITIPDLPDLDDLDINNYFEDIQKRISHQELWKLDANAIELGFFSFGKFMIYHDLDSSKWPEDNKPFDHPILLSLFGGGFNEPKPTATEEHHLDKETKAHELFHVVDADSSQVLAMLAVHEGRNMVIQGPPGTGKSQTITNIIANAVGQGKKVLFVAEKMAALEVVKRRLDSINLGEACLELHSHKANKRDLHEELKRVLDLGKPTLTHLKDEISQLDSYKDILNNYCNSVNDLIDQSGLSAQKVIGYLLEISAQLGTLKLPAIPIENIESWNAGTMRQAAVNADLIEARLKDIGEPSKLLFYGTRLTLFLPHENEIATEIIDQAILITEDLQAEIQRTSSFIGTEPSFAGDYAVQLISLMNFLSRSPDLREIAVNDQAWILNHEDIEEFFQTGAELSDLHAAYENIFYPEAWDQQVLELRQNLINHGHKWYKFLLGDYKRSVKQLASFTKNALPDALDDQLKYIDDIIAAKRLNNLLEENSALALRLFGSRWRKLKTNWESLKEVSAFMAELHRNISAGNYPILVLNFLSRNENPMLIKEHLIKLNTLFADYQAGIVNVFKKLDLDEKLNNSTSSFRELLFKDQLLKLNEWKLRIGEIQQAVQWNNLSQSVQQDGFDNLIKASLNWEGAANYLKIALQKTWYEYLIRTIMTEKPALRGFERTSHEEIINKFNKTDLLNLQYNRARVALKHYESVPKQEGGGQWNVLRGEFNKRSRHMPIRKLMLEAGLAIQTIKPVFMMSPMSIANFLSPGSIDFDLVIFDEASQVRPVEALGALLRGKQLVVVGDTKQLPPTNFFDKMNMETDDEENVTADIQSILGMCDGQGAPQRMLRWHYRSRHESLISLSNHEFYENKLVIFPSPGSRHSMGLVFHHLPDAVYDRGKTRTNPIESEAVAFAVMEHALKNPEQSLGVVAFSTSQMQSIQNAIEIKRRENPETESFFRSHSHEPFFVKNLENVQGDERDVIFISIGYGRTEDGKVPMNFGPLNNEGGEKRLNVLITRAKYRCEIFTNITADDINPAAATKFGIKALKSFLYFAKHGTFDTQQDLPVPVMRPFEDHIYDHLVKSGYTVRKKVGSEGFYIDLAVVDTANPGRYLIGIECDGESYSQAKSATDRDRLRKQVLENIGWKIFKIWSTEWYRNPEREAERLLAAIENAKAQVSLDDLVDEELEQEIKTLVREEKVEITVEIPAYKLAVLPEEISTEELHLVPFGKLAGWMSEVVNVEGPVHFEEVARRIADAAGASKIGSRIRYTINAAVNYAVTAAIFSRKGDFLWPVDMVTPVIRDRSKLSAGSRKIALISPEEMDLAIQKIVEDSIAVQADVAVPLIARLFGFNRVTEEIRKELSGIIDAGVDKGIIIKDGAYLKINVIK, via the coding sequence ATGCAGGAAAACATCTTACCCAAGCTAGAAGCCTCGAGAAAAGAATTACTTGATCTTGGTATGCGAAATACACTTTTGAATTACAAGACACCTAAAGCAAGAGGGCTTCGCATTGTTCAGGAAAAGTCAATAGCTATCTATGATATGCTGGTGAAACAGAATAAAACGATGACTTTTTTGGGCAGGCCTGGGAAAGAAGAAGGGGATAACGATGAATTACCAGAACTTCCGGTGCTTAGTGAACAGGAAATACAGGATGCCCGGCACGATACCCGTTTACAGACCAATGAAAATGAGCAAAAACTGCAAATAAAAATTCTTAACACCTATTATTTTGCAAAGACGAGTATCGAAGAGCAGGGAGTAAATATTCTGTATCTGGCTTTGGGAATGTTAAACTGGTATGAAAAAGGTAACACCGAAGATCCCAGATTAGCCCCTTTAGTATTAATTCCTGTATCCTTAGAACGGTCAAGTGCTAATGAAAGATTCAGATTACGCTTTACAGGCGGTGAAGTTGGTGCTAATCTTTCGCTTCAGGCTAAGATGATGGCTGATTTCAATATAACAATTCCGGATCTTCCGGATTTGGATGATCTGGATATCAATAATTACTTTGAAGATATACAAAAAAGAATAAGTCATCAGGAACTCTGGAAACTGGATGCCAATGCGATTGAACTTGGTTTTTTCTCTTTTGGGAAATTTATGATTTACCATGATCTGGACAGCAGTAAATGGCCGGAAGATAATAAACCATTTGATCATCCAATTTTGCTGTCTTTATTTGGCGGAGGGTTTAACGAACCAAAACCAACAGCTACTGAAGAACATCATTTAGATAAAGAAACCAAAGCACATGAGTTATTTCATGTGGTAGATGCAGATAGTTCCCAGGTTCTGGCCATGCTTGCCGTCCACGAAGGACGGAATATGGTGATACAAGGGCCTCCCGGTACAGGTAAATCTCAAACGATTACCAATATTATTGCAAATGCAGTAGGGCAGGGTAAAAAGGTTCTTTTTGTGGCTGAGAAAATGGCTGCCCTTGAAGTAGTAAAACGGAGATTAGATTCGATTAATTTGGGAGAAGCCTGCTTAGAGCTTCATAGTCATAAAGCCAATAAAAGAGATTTACATGAAGAATTAAAAAGAGTATTAGATCTGGGAAAACCAACATTAACCCATTTGAAGGATGAAATTTCGCAGCTGGACTCTTATAAAGATATCTTAAATAACTATTGCAATTCAGTTAATGATCTGATTGATCAAAGCGGACTTTCTGCACAGAAAGTAATTGGGTATCTGTTAGAAATATCAGCGCAGTTGGGTACATTAAAACTTCCTGCCATACCAATAGAAAACATTGAATCCTGGAATGCCGGTACTATGCGTCAGGCTGCTGTAAATGCAGATTTAATAGAAGCCAGACTAAAAGATATCGGTGAGCCATCAAAGTTACTTTTCTATGGAACAAGATTAACGCTTTTCCTGCCGCATGAAAATGAGATAGCAACTGAAATTATTGATCAGGCAATCCTCATCACTGAGGATTTACAAGCAGAGATCCAGCGTACTTCGTCTTTTATCGGCACAGAGCCATCATTTGCTGGTGACTATGCAGTGCAGCTTATATCCCTGATGAACTTTTTAAGCAGGAGCCCCGATCTGAGGGAGATTGCAGTGAATGATCAGGCATGGATACTGAATCATGAAGATATTGAAGAATTTTTTCAAACAGGTGCTGAGCTTTCGGATTTACACGCAGCTTATGAAAACATATTTTATCCGGAAGCCTGGGATCAGCAGGTATTGGAACTGCGTCAAAATCTGATTAACCATGGTCATAAATGGTATAAATTCCTTTTGGGCGATTATAAAAGAAGCGTTAAACAACTGGCATCTTTTACAAAAAATGCTTTACCCGATGCACTGGATGATCAGCTTAAATATATTGATGATATCATTGCTGCTAAACGTTTAAATAATTTACTGGAAGAAAATTCAGCACTTGCGCTTCGTTTATTTGGAAGCAGATGGCGAAAGCTGAAAACAAACTGGGAGTCCTTAAAGGAAGTATCAGCATTTATGGCTGAACTACATCGGAATATATCGGCGGGTAATTATCCAATATTGGTCCTGAATTTTCTGAGCAGGAACGAAAATCCGATGCTGATTAAAGAGCATCTGATTAAATTGAACACGCTTTTTGCTGATTATCAAGCTGGTATCGTTAACGTATTTAAAAAACTGGATTTAGATGAAAAATTGAATAATTCAACCTCATCTTTCAGAGAATTACTATTTAAAGATCAGCTCTTAAAACTCAACGAATGGAAGCTGAGAATTGGTGAAATCCAACAAGCAGTTCAATGGAACAATCTTTCCCAATCCGTACAACAAGATGGATTTGATAACTTAATCAAAGCCTCCTTAAATTGGGAAGGTGCTGCGAATTACCTCAAAATTGCTTTGCAGAAAACCTGGTATGAATATCTGATCAGAACGATAATGACTGAAAAGCCAGCATTGCGTGGATTTGAACGTACATCTCATGAAGAAATTATCAATAAATTCAATAAAACTGATTTACTGAATCTTCAATATAACCGGGCAAGAGTCGCGTTAAAGCATTATGAATCGGTGCCTAAGCAGGAAGGCGGAGGGCAATGGAATGTACTGCGCGGTGAGTTTAATAAGCGTTCACGCCATATGCCGATCAGGAAACTCATGTTAGAGGCCGGATTAGCCATTCAAACTATTAAGCCGGTTTTTATGATGAGTCCAATGTCTATTGCTAATTTCCTGTCTCCTGGAAGTATTGATTTTGATCTGGTCATCTTTGACGAAGCAAGCCAGGTCAGACCAGTGGAGGCTTTAGGCGCTTTACTTAGAGGAAAACAGCTTGTTGTAGTTGGTGATACCAAACAGCTGCCGCCAACCAATTTCTTTGATAAAATGAATATGGAGACAGATGATGAAGAAAATGTGACTGCCGATATTCAGAGTATCTTAGGCATGTGTGACGGACAAGGGGCCCCGCAGCGAATGCTGCGCTGGCATTACCGAAGCAGACATGAATCATTGATCAGTCTCTCTAATCATGAATTTTATGAGAACAAACTGGTGATTTTCCCAAGCCCGGGCTCCAGGCATAGCATGGGATTGGTATTTCATCATTTGCCTGATGCTGTATATGACCGCGGTAAAACCCGTACCAATCCAATAGAATCCGAAGCAGTAGCTTTTGCAGTGATGGAGCATGCATTGAAAAATCCTGAACAAAGTCTTGGAGTTGTTGCTTTCAGTACTTCTCAAATGCAGTCCATTCAAAATGCAATCGAGATTAAAAGACGTGAGAATCCAGAAACTGAAAGCTTTTTCAGGAGCCATAGTCATGAACCATTTTTTGTAAAAAATCTGGAGAATGTCCAGGGAGATGAACGGGACGTCATCTTTATCAGTATTGGATATGGCCGTACTGAAGATGGAAAAGTTCCGATGAATTTTGGCCCGCTCAATAATGAAGGGGGAGAAAAAAGATTAAATGTACTGATCACCCGCGCTAAGTACAGATGTGAGATATTTACAAATATTACAGCTGATGATATTAACCCAGCTGCAGCTACGAAATTTGGGATCAAAGCTCTAAAGAGCTTTTTATACTTTGCAAAGCATGGTACTTTTGATACACAACAAGACCTGCCGGTTCCTGTAATGCGTCCTTTTGAAGATCATATTTATGATCATTTGGTAAAATCAGGATATACTGTCCGTAAAAAAGTTGGGTCAGAAGGTTTTTACATTGATCTTGCTGTAGTAGATACTGCTAATCCAGGCCGTTATCTGATTGGTATTGAATGCGATGGCGAATCTTATAGTCAGGCTAAATCTGCCACAGACCGGGACCGGCTTCGTAAACAAGTGCTGGAAAATATAGGCTGGAAGATTTTTAAAATATGGAGTACAGAATGGTATAGAAATCCTGAAAGAGAAGCTGAGCGTCTGCTTGCTGCAATTGAAAATGCCAAAGCGCAGGTTTCTTTAGATGACCTTGTAGATGAAGAGCTTGAACAGGAAATAAAAACATTGGTACGTGAAGAAAAAGTGGAGATAACCGTTGAAATCCCTGCTTACAAGCTGGCCGTTTTGCCAGAAGAGATCAGTACTGAAGAATTGCATCTGGTTCCTTTTGGCAAGCTTGCAGGCTGGATGAGTGAGGTAGTCAATGTTGAAGGGCCAGTTCATTTTGAAGAGGTGGCCAGAAGGATCGCAGATGCCGCTGGTGCCAGTAAGATAGGTTCCCGGATCAGGTATACGATCAATGCAGCAGTAAATTATGCAGTTACTGCTGCTATCTTTTCGAGAAAAGGAGATTTCTTATGGCCAGTTGATATGGTGACACCGGTTATACGCGACAGGAGTAAACTTTCTGCCGGCTCCAGAAAAATTGCGCTGATCTCACCAGAAGAAATGGATCTGGCTATTCAAAAGATTGTAGAAGATTCTATAGCAGTACAGGCTGATGTAGCCGTGCCATTGATTGCCAGGTTATTTGGATTTAACAGAGTTACTGAGGAGATAAGAAAGGAATTATCAGGTATAATTGATGCAGGTGTGGATAAGGGAATTATAATTAAAGACGGAGCGTATTTAAAGATTAATGTCATAAAATAG
- a CDS encoding MmcQ/YjbR family DNA-binding protein, which yields MNIEELRDYCLSKPGATEGLPFGEETLVFKVGEKIFLLVGLTEGNRFNAKCDPERAITLREQYEEIIPGYHMNKKHWNTVDMNGRLTLKQLREIIDHSYELIFNSLPKKKQEEIDG from the coding sequence ATGAACATAGAAGAATTAAGAGATTATTGTCTGTCAAAACCAGGAGCAACAGAAGGACTTCCTTTTGGAGAAGAAACGCTGGTTTTTAAAGTTGGTGAGAAAATATTTTTGCTTGTTGGTCTTACCGAAGGAAATCGTTTTAATGCTAAATGTGATCCTGAACGCGCAATCACACTACGTGAACAATACGAAGAGATCATTCCGGGCTATCATATGAATAAAAAACACTGGAATACCGTTGATATGAACGGCCGTCTCACTTTAAAGCAATTACGCGAGATCATAGATCATTCTTATGAATTGATATTTAACAGCCTGCCTAAAAAAAAGCAGGAGGAAATTGACGGTTAA
- a CDS encoding TonB-dependent receptor has protein sequence MKLKFLPLFSTIFLFVFPLITKAQSGQSILIGSVTDSIYQKISYATIQIKKLNIKTSSDKTGHFQLRGIAAGNYTVRISMTGFETNETQLVVKANDTLKVAFILKDKNSDLNEVIVSASRKAESLAQTPSSVTVLTAKDINTQSVISPNLANILAYSVPGLGASTNQTGNSGQTLRGRNVLVLIDGVPQSTPLRAGGRDIRSIDPSVIERVEVIKGATAIYGNGAEGGLINYITKKPASGKLLGGYSQLGLTGNTKGDSTLGYRVVQQFYGKSGKLDYIVSGTYEKTGVFRDAKNQIISPDYGLGETKTYNGFVKVGYDFSAKQRLELMYNYFSSRQHSDYVLKNGIYDQEPAIGVHGTRKGEDEGTRYNHNANLQYSNKQIFGQTDLQANVYLQDFYTIYSNVASFYEGGQSAIKSVKKGARVNLNTPLPVSENLLMQLNYGVDLMNDKTSQNLTDGRIWVPNMNMVNVAPYLQTTANIFKDLTIKGGLRIENINIKVDDFNTLATGANNAGSIAVKGGTLNYNALVFNVGARYSASSLFNPFISYAQSFSVFELGRVLRAAQSNTLAQLQTKPIIVNNYEAGFSSSLGPVNISAAYYISTSKLGANLLEVNGVYISQRIPERVWGYEFQADYAVTEKLSVGGNYAYVEGKGDVDADGKFDGAQDVYLNTTRIPPSKSTLYLKYSGIKNLSIDVNWMRVGNRDRFKPNATTGKYLIGEGPVKAYNLFNLATVYQASKALKLSLGLENLLNKAYYPSISQFYGNNSVYTRGNGRRFNLAASYSF, from the coding sequence ATGAAACTTAAATTTTTACCCTTATTCTCTACTATTTTTCTTTTCGTATTCCCGTTGATAACAAAGGCTCAAAGCGGGCAAAGTATACTGATTGGAAGTGTAACTGATAGTATTTATCAAAAGATAAGCTATGCCACTATACAGATTAAAAAGCTGAATATAAAAACGTCTTCAGATAAAACAGGTCATTTTCAGCTCAGGGGAATTGCTGCTGGAAATTATACTGTGCGTATCTCCATGACAGGATTTGAAACTAACGAAACTCAGTTAGTAGTAAAGGCAAATGATACGCTAAAAGTAGCCTTTATACTGAAAGATAAGAATTCAGATTTAAACGAAGTGATTGTATCCGCTAGCAGAAAAGCAGAATCTCTTGCACAAACGCCATCTTCTGTAACTGTATTAACTGCTAAAGATATCAATACACAATCAGTCATCAGCCCGAACCTGGCTAATATACTGGCTTATAGTGTACCTGGACTCGGTGCCTCTACCAATCAAACAGGAAATTCCGGTCAAACCTTACGTGGAAGAAATGTATTGGTGTTGATTGATGGTGTACCGCAGTCTACTCCTTTGCGTGCAGGTGGACGTGACATCCGCAGCATTGATCCTTCGGTAATTGAAAGAGTTGAGGTGATCAAAGGTGCGACGGCTATTTATGGAAATGGGGCCGAGGGTGGGCTAATCAATTACATCACTAAAAAACCGGCATCTGGCAAGCTACTAGGGGGTTATTCACAACTTGGACTAACAGGAAATACCAAAGGAGATAGTACGCTGGGTTACCGGGTAGTACAACAATTTTATGGTAAAAGTGGCAAACTGGACTATATAGTAAGTGGTACTTATGAAAAGACCGGGGTTTTCAGAGACGCTAAAAACCAGATAATTTCCCCGGATTATGGATTAGGAGAAACAAAGACTTATAATGGATTTGTTAAAGTTGGCTATGATTTTTCTGCTAAACAAAGGTTAGAATTGATGTACAATTATTTCAGTTCGAGACAACACTCTGATTATGTTTTAAAAAATGGAATATACGACCAGGAACCAGCAATTGGGGTTCATGGCACACGCAAAGGAGAAGATGAAGGTACACGGTATAACCACAATGCTAATCTTCAATATAGCAATAAGCAAATATTCGGTCAAACGGATCTGCAGGCCAATGTCTATTTACAAGACTTTTATACTATTTATTCTAATGTAGCTTCCTTTTATGAAGGTGGTCAGTCGGCTATTAAATCTGTTAAAAAAGGTGCCAGGGTAAATTTGAATACCCCCCTTCCTGTTTCTGAAAATTTATTGATGCAATTGAACTACGGGGTTGACCTGATGAATGATAAAACATCTCAAAACCTGACAGATGGCCGGATTTGGGTACCAAATATGAACATGGTCAACGTTGCTCCATATCTGCAAACAACCGCTAATATTTTTAAGGACCTAACTATTAAAGGTGGTTTAAGGATAGAAAATATCAATATTAAAGTAGATGATTTCAATACGCTGGCTACTGGCGCAAATAATGCCGGTAGTATCGCAGTTAAAGGTGGTACGCTTAATTATAATGCACTGGTATTTAATGTGGGTGCAAGATATTCAGCAAGCAGCTTATTTAATCCTTTTATAAGTTATGCGCAGTCTTTCTCAGTATTCGAACTGGGCAGAGTGCTGCGTGCAGCTCAAAGTAATACACTTGCTCAATTACAGACCAAACCTATAATCGTCAATAATTATGAGGCTGGGTTTAGCAGTTCCCTGGGCCCGGTAAATATTAGCGCAGCTTACTATATCAGTACTTCTAAATTAGGTGCAAATTTGCTGGAAGTTAATGGAGTTTATATTTCTCAAAGGATTCCGGAACGGGTTTGGGGCTATGAGTTCCAGGCAGATTACGCAGTTACAGAGAAACTTTCAGTGGGTGGAAATTATGCTTATGTAGAAGGAAAGGGTGATGTAGATGCTGATGGGAAATTTGATGGTGCGCAGGATGTATATTTAAACACAACCCGTATCCCTCCTTCCAAATCTACACTTTACCTGAAATATTCTGGTATTAAAAACTTATCAATTGATGTGAACTGGATGAGAGTTGGAAACAGGGATCGTTTTAAACCAAATGCAACAACGGGCAAATATTTAATTGGAGAAGGGCCTGTAAAGGCTTATAATCTCTTTAACCTGGCTACGGTTTATCAGGCATCAAAAGCGTTAAAGCTAAGCCTTGGATTGGAAAACTTATTGAACAAAGCTTATTACCCAAGTATCTCCCAGTTTTACGGCAACAATTCGGTGTATACCAGGGGAAATGGACGTCGTTTTAATCTTGCTGCCAGTTATTCTTTCTAA